TTAGAGATAATATTCCCGCAGTTAAAACTAGTAAAATAGTTGCAGGAAGTTTTTCTGCAATCATTTTTGATACAGGCTTGTTATATATAATGGAAGTACCCAAATCTCCTTTCATAGCAGTCTTTAAATAATTTACATATTGAACAGGTAATGGCTTATCCAGTCCATATTTCTTTTCTAAGGCAGCTCTTAATTGCTGATCATCTGTTTCTTTACCCATTAGAGTTTTTATAGGATCTCCTGGGGCTAGATTAATTATTATAAAATTTAGGGTAAAAGCTATTATGATGGTAAAAATACCAGCTACTACTCTTTTGCCTATATATTTGCTCATTCTATCACTCCTATGATTAATATTTTTTAAGTTCTATTTTTAGTTTTCAATTTACTAGATAAAATAATTCAACTTTCACCTTTGTTTCGTATGATAATTTAGTTTCAATTTATTCCAATTTAACGCTTTAGTGTAATGGGGGAACGCGTTCATTAATTACTTATTATCTGTAATATTACCATAGTAAAATATGAATGTCAATAATTTTTTTGTATTTCCAAAAATATCATCTATTCAGTCAAATTGTAATTTAATAAAACATTCTGTATAATGTAAGATGTAGTAAATAAATTTAATCGAAAGAGGAGGTAATATGCCAAAACAACGTTTTTTTAACTTGCCTGATTCTAAAAAAGAAAAGATAATAGATACTGCTTATGACATGTTTATAGAGATGGATTATGAAGATGTGACTATCAGAGCCTTAGCCAAGGCATTTGATATTTCTATAGGTAGCTTTTATCAGTATTTTCATGATAAAGATGATTTATATCTATATTTAATGAGTACCATTGAGAAAAAAATATATGCTGCTCATGAACAAAAATATGGCTATTTCCTTATGGATCCTAATGTAATTCCGATAGAAGATATATGTACACAAAAAGAAATAGAATTCAACCGAACTTGGTATAGAGCACCAGTTGAAGTAATGATGAAATTTTATTTTAATGAATATAGCAAAGATTTAAATAGTAATGTAATGAAAGAATTAATAGAACTTAAAAATTCTGGGAAACTAAAAGATTCAGTAGACATAGATTTTATTTTTCATATTTATGCTACTTCCATGTTTAATATTTTAATGTATTTTAGGGAAAATAACATAACTGATGAAAACCAAAAAATAGATTTAAAAACAAAGTTCTATACAGATTGGTTTTTAAGAGGAATATTAAAATAATAAAATCGGATAAATCAGCTAATAAAATTTTCGTATGTTGCTATTTCATAGCTTACATTCTAACTTCAAGATAATATATAAAAAACTATTAAATATACTTGTTTTTCAAACCTTACATTGGTTAGGCAAATACAAGAAAAAGCTGTTGGCATGCCGTCAACAGCTTTTTCTTGTATTTACCCATATCTATATTTTAATCTTGTCCAATTTTCGTAAATTGTGTTGCTTTATAAGCCTAATCAGTTTTAATGCATATTCAGGATCCGTTGCATATCCTGATCTTTTTAGAGCCCAAGCACCTTGAACACTGTCATACATAACTTCTTTGAAGGGCTTATACCTTTCAGAATTCAATAAAAGATTCTTATGATCCATCCAGCTTTCCTCAACACTATTATAGGCTCTAAACTTTGCATCTACATAATAAGTTTTGCCATTATATACTTCCCATGTATTGTATATAACTGAACCATTAGGACCTTCTCCCTTTATTCCAAATAGATTATATGAAGGCTTTCCAGTATATTTATCCACTGGAACCTTTTGTCCCCAACCAGTTTCAAGAATGGATTGAGCTACCTGCAGGGCAGCTGACATACCAGTCTTTTCCCAAGAATCTTGAGCAAGAGTTGATGCTAAATTTAAAAATTTATCTTTTTCAATTATAGGTACTGCTTCATATATTTTACCTAAATACACCCTAATTGGAACTGGTTCACTTTTAATTTCTTTATTTTCATATTTAGCTATGGCTTGTATATTCCAATAACCTTCGTCCTCTTTAGCTGGAGTATATACTACTTCCATTAATGGATTTTTATTTTCTGCTATAGTTTTTATCTTGCCTGTCTCTTTGTTTATGAGTACATAGTTTACATAATCTAGTGGAACATTGCTTATAGTTTTTAAACTAGTAGATTCCCTTAATACTTGATTAGGTCCTACACCTTCTAAAAGCACTTTAGGTTCCCCTGTTAATTTAACCTTTATAGGTTTACTTTCGTAATATTTCCCTTTTGTATCTTTAACTTTAACTAGTAATTCTTTTTCGCCAGATATTTCAGGTCCTGGAAACCACCTATATCCTCCATAAGCCTTTTTTTCAAGTATTTGTTCATTATGAGTTTTTGGATCCCTTAATATATATTGGGTTTCCAACACATCAAAATTTCTAGAAGCTAAAAGATTTACTGGTTTATTTATTACTTGTCCTTCTTGTACACCTTTTAATTCTAATTTAGGGCTTGCATTTACCTTAGCCTTTACCTCGTTGCTTTCATAAGATTTATCATTGCCGTCATATGCAATCACTTTAAAAGAATAATTGCCATTTTCTTTAACATTAGGTTCCCATTTATATTTTCCATAAGGATCTACTGGAATATCTTCATCCATAATTTTAGTATTTCCTGTATCTAAATTTGTAACTTCATATTTTACATAATAAGCTAAAAAGTTAGGATCTGCTCCCATATATATGGTATCATCAAGAATTTCGCCTTCTTCTATCCCTGTCAGTAAAACCTTAGGTTTTATATCCATAATAACTGAAATGGCATCTCCTCCTATGAATTTACCATTTTTATTATAGAGAGCTGCTACTAATATCTTTTCTCCTTTGTCCTCTACATCTGGTAGCCAAGTATATTTCCCTACTATATTCTCCCCTCTAGCTATTACTTTTCCTTCCAATGTTTCAGGGTCTAATAATAGGTATTTTATCTCTTTGGCATCTTTAAATTTATCTTGAGGAATCTCTATTTGCAATAAAGTTTTCCCATTTACAACTTGTCCAGATTTTAAAGTGGATATATTTATATCAAAAAAAGGTTCTACATTTCCTTCTATATTGGAATCTATATAAACGGTTCTAGTAGATTCATCCCACTGAACTCCTACCCCTAGTGCATTTGCTATAAAACGAACAGGTACAAAGGTACGACTTTCTATAATCTTAGGTGGTACATCTATTATACTATAGTTTTTTTCTCCATCTTCATAAGAAACTAGGTGACTCCCTATTTTTAATCTAACTACTTTATTATCCATTTTAATAGTTACTATTCTATCATTACCATTCCATTCAACTTTTCCTCCCAATTCTTCCGATACAAATCGAATTGGTACTAATGTTCTTCCGCTTTCAACTATAGAACTCATAAAAGAAGTAATGTCTTTCCCATTTACTATTAATTTAATGGGTTTGGCAGCAAAAGAACAAGTACTAAAGCATTGTGAACAAATTAATAGTATGAGTAATAGGGAAAACAATGTTACATTAAGTATATTCCTTTTCATGTTTTTCCTCCTTCATTTTTTAAAAAACATTTACTTATATTATAATCATAAATAAACAAATAAGCTAACACTAAGCTGGTAAATTATATATTTTTCATTATAATACCTTCTACAGTTTCTGCAACATCTTCACACGCATCGCAACAATCTTCAAATACTTGGAAAATTCGTGTCCAAACTATAACATCCATAATATCTGTAGGCTCTATATATAAATTTCTTACAGCATTTATATAAAATCTATCTCCTTCTTCTTCTATTTGATTTATACTTACTATGAAATCATGTATATTATTTGATTTTCTAAAATTGGGAAACTCTTTCATCATATCTTTAATCTTTTCACAGCCTCTAACTATAATATCTGCAAACTCAATAGCTTCTTCCCGTATTTCACGAATATTATACATATAAAGCCTTAACAGTATATCTTCTGTAGAATCTATAACTTCATCAAGCTCTTGTGCTAATAGTATTATATCTTCCCTTTCTATAGGAGGCACAAACTCCTTAGCAAGATTTTTCATCATATCATGAACCTCAGTATCAGCTTTATATTCTTTTTTATGCATACTTTCCATTGCCTGAGGAAGTTTTTCCACATCAAAATTTTCAATTATATCTGCCAATTCTTTAGCCACTTCATATGTATATTGTCCCATCCTCATAAACATAGCATAATAATCATATCCTTTTTTTCGTCTCACATAAATCCTCCTCCAATTTAAAATAGTACCATAAATAGTTTAGCCATTAAAAAACCTATCATACCGCAGCCAGGAAAAGTCAACACCCAAGTCATAACCATTTCCTTGACCAAAGACCAGTTTACAGAAGATAATCTTCTAGCTGAACCTACCCCCATAATAGCTGTGGTTTTTGTATGAGTAGTACTAACAGGCAATCCAAACATAGAAGAAAAAAGCAAGCAAAGGGCTGCTGC
This portion of the Keratinibaculum paraultunense genome encodes:
- a CDS encoding TetR/AcrR family transcriptional regulator, with amino-acid sequence MPKQRFFNLPDSKKEKIIDTAYDMFIEMDYEDVTIRALAKAFDISIGSFYQYFHDKDDLYLYLMSTIEKKIYAAHEQKYGYFLMDPNVIPIEDICTQKEIEFNRTWYRAPVEVMMKFYFNEYSKDLNSNVMKELIELKNSGKLKDSVDIDFIFHIYATSMFNILMYFRENNITDENQKIDLKTKFYTDWFLRGILK
- a CDS encoding stalk domain-containing protein, with translation MKRNILNVTLFSLLLILLICSQCFSTCSFAAKPIKLIVNGKDITSFMSSIVESGRTLVPIRFVSEELGGKVEWNGNDRIVTIKMDNKVVRLKIGSHLVSYEDGEKNYSIIDVPPKIIESRTFVPVRFIANALGVGVQWDESTRTVYIDSNIEGNVEPFFDINISTLKSGQVVNGKTLLQIEIPQDKFKDAKEIKYLLLDPETLEGKVIARGENIVGKYTWLPDVEDKGEKILVAALYNKNGKFIGGDAISVIMDIKPKVLLTGIEEGEILDDTIYMGADPNFLAYYVKYEVTNLDTGNTKIMDEDIPVDPYGKYKWEPNVKENGNYSFKVIAYDGNDKSYESNEVKAKVNASPKLELKGVQEGQVINKPVNLLASRNFDVLETQYILRDPKTHNEQILEKKAYGGYRWFPGPEISGEKELLVKVKDTKGKYYESKPIKVKLTGEPKVLLEGVGPNQVLRESTSLKTISNVPLDYVNYVLINKETGKIKTIAENKNPLMEVVYTPAKEDEGYWNIQAIAKYENKEIKSEPVPIRVYLGKIYEAVPIIEKDKFLNLASTLAQDSWEKTGMSAALQVAQSILETGWGQKVPVDKYTGKPSYNLFGIKGEGPNGSVIYNTWEVYNGKTYYVDAKFRAYNSVEESWMDHKNLLLNSERYKPFKEVMYDSVQGAWALKRSGYATDPEYALKLIRLIKQHNLRKLDKIKI
- a CDS encoding DUF47 domain-containing protein; its protein translation is MRRKKGYDYYAMFMRMGQYTYEVAKELADIIENFDVEKLPQAMESMHKKEYKADTEVHDMMKNLAKEFVPPIEREDIILLAQELDEVIDSTEDILLRLYMYNIREIREEAIEFADIIVRGCEKIKDMMKEFPNFRKSNNIHDFIVSINQIEEEGDRFYINAVRNLYIEPTDIMDVIVWTRIFQVFEDCCDACEDVAETVEGIIMKNI